A window of Rhododendron vialii isolate Sample 1 chromosome 11a, ASM3025357v1 genomic DNA:
CATTCATTCCGTGAGGCGCCCTTATTGCCAGCTCATCCAAGATCTTGCTTCCTGTTTCCAACCCATTCTTGAAGTTCCTTGCCGCCCAGTATTGATCAACACCGGGTATCTCGTTAAACAATTGCCAGTAACGTTCGGCATACTTCCGAAGCGTCTCGCCGGGCCTCTTTCTCATCTGTGCCaaggcatcttcttccttggcttgcttgttgctagtgatgaaccGATAGTTAAAAGCTCTTTCAAGCTCTTTCAAACTGTGGATCGATCCGGCCTCTAGTTGGTTGAACCAAAGCAAGCCGAGGCGCCCAAGACTTGAggggaatgctttgcacatgatggcatcgtcgtcggtgacgcatgagatggtgcttctgtaactgatgagatgggtgtatgccTCGGTCGTGCTGGGATCGAACTTCTGGAACTTTGGGAGATGTAGACCTAGCTTCGGCAACGTGGCTTGGATCTTTGCCGAGAAGGGTGATTCCGTCAGCTTTTTCAACTGGTACTCGTGGGTTGGCCGAGGGGGATGACCTTCCCGAGCGTTTCGAGACTTCTTTGATGCTCGGCATTcttgttccctttgttttccttcgttCTCATCCTGCCGACGTTGaaatcccctctccctcttctctaTGGGGACCTTTCTGTAGTCTTCTTCTGGAAGATTTTCGGTATGGTAAACTCTTCGTTGGCTAGGGCGATCGTCTTGCCGAACGATGACACTTACACTCCTTTCACGGTTTAGCCTCCGACCGCTTACTGAATTTGTTGGTCGGCCTTCGTAGACCTTTTCCCGAGGGACTTCATCATGTTCGATCCGATGGCTTTGGGGACCTTTCCCGTTTCTTCTCGGCGTTCGGCTTCTTTGCCGTTCGGATTTGTACGGGATGAGAGCCTGATCGTTGTCTTGAAATTCCACGGTATCGTAGCTTTGGGAGCCCTGGGAGTATTCGTCTCCAGCCGATGAACTCGAGAAAATGGTATGCAGGCTCCCCTCTCGTCGTCCTTATCTTCCCCTATGTCCCGCACCATTGCCGAGACGTTTATGAACTGGTGAGAGCTGCTGCCTAAGGCGAGCGCTATCCCCTGTTCGATGGTctgtcaatggtgggtccaGGCGGTCGTGGACTGAGATTCGTTTTGGCCGCGCGTCAGCACCCAAAGGAGGAGGGGGTGGCAGATTTCCTCTCCGGCGCCGACCCTGAGATCCAGAGTGGGATGCCGTTGGAAATTCTTTGGCCTTAATTTTTTCGATCTCCATTCGTAGGACGGCTACATCAGTGTTGGTCTGTTCTTGCTGCTGTTCTAGCATTTGTACATATGCCAGAGCATCTTCACTCAGGCCGACTGGACGTTGGATGGAAGAGCTCACGCCTGGTGGAGTAAATCCAAgagggtgagatggggaggcGTTGATACCAGTTTCGgaggtgatgtgcaaagaggaactgaggggttgaaagagaggaggtggtggtggtgctccgcCCATTTTTCTTTGGAGGAGACTGGTGGAGATCTGGAGGGGTGAGGTTTTTAGGTACGAACGAGGCGGTCGAGGTGGAGGAGCCGCCGTGGATCTGAGAATCAagttcacgtcgggttcaccaaattgtgggggctccgttccgATTGGTTCGTACTTTCTGAATGTGGGTTCTTGGTTAGCTCCCGTCTCCTTGAttagtcctgcaaaacgaagcacgactaagagaccacaccggaggtcctccgggatggccctccggtgcaagagtcagatTGCTTGCCAGAAGGAGTTAGggattgggagctagggttttgtttgagcgtacctcttccaagtaggcataatgggatatttatagggaacccttcacttggtctccaagattgcaccaacgctcgacacgcgtcggctgatgtcactgttgcatcacagtgagccctgggagtattcgtcttcgcttggtctccaagattgcaccaaaatttcattaatcttgaaattgttacaagactaataaGAGTAAAGAAATAGTATCATGTTCACAGAATAATCTACTGcccaatccgagacccaaaacCTATGATTGACAAGAAACCAATCAGAGGACACTTAATTGGGACCAAGCCCACCTGAATAGGCCGAAGCCCAAACACCCCAAATGAGTTTGAAACCCATATCAAAACAATACAACACATAAATGGGCTTGCTCCAGCCCAAACACCacaatcaaaccctaaccccaccACCGGTCCGCAGCCCACAACCAAACCACCAgccaccaaaaccctagcacaACCAACACCAATGCCAAGTAGCAGAGCCCAGGAAAATTACTTTCCCACGCTCCCACAAGGCCATAATGGTACAGagtcttttctctttctctgtctcattttctttgtctaatattttcgaaattcatgtcaattttcaatcgcttatatcttctaatataaattttcaaaaatatgcaatatggattttgtttgatagttctcgattaggtCTATAAAACAAAGTATtcgaaattatgaaaaatattataaattgaaacatataagTGTTTAAAGAACAACACGTGTAATGAAAAATGACAAAgaaaaagggatggagggagtatattttttgggtCTTTGTTGGATTTGTAACGTGCACATGCATTGCATGTGCCCAACTTCTTGTctccctacttccaacatttctctctctatctctctccacttattatccctactatttttcaaaaaaaatttcaaaatccaaaccaaacatagCAGGTTGCAACACAGATTTTGAGAGATTGGAGTCATGCCACCAATGCCCTTCTCCAtcacacttttttttggaatttataCACTAAGTACTGGGCTCCACATGCGTGGTGGAGAAGAGCGTTGAGTACCACATGACAGTGCCCCAAGACCACCCAatagtttttcttgaagtttacGATCAATTATCTCTCACGACAAATAACTTTGTGGAGGAACGACAAAAGCTTGGAAAGGGAGGATTTGGCAAAGTTTATAGAGGTTTTCTGAGGGAATCGCACTGTGATATTAATGCTGTCAAGAGGATATCAAAGGGGTCAAAACAAGGGAAGAAGGAGCACACATTAAAAGTGAACATCATCAGCCAGTTGAGGCACAGGAATTTGGTTCAATTCATCGGATGGTGCCACGAGAAGAAAGAACTATTGCGTACTCCTATATGAGTACATGGAAATTGGAAGCTTAGATTCCCATCTCTTCAAAGGAAAAGCTTGTTGACATGGGGAACAAGATATAAAATTGCTCAAGGTATGGCCTTTGCATTGCGCTATCTACACAAAGAATATTGGGAGCACTGTGTGGTGCATAGgcaggggcggagctatgttggggccccGGCTCCAGCTCCCCGAGCAtccaagttttaaaaaaatttattttgtacataccttattttaaatattattgataattattcgtgtataactacttataatattaataatttttgttcgatttgataaaaaattagttattttatattctcaatttcgctcataaataaaaaataagcacatgATAATTGAATTACCCTAAAGaatcattttaatgtacaaatgtagTGAATCGTAGAGcaaaaaccttatgatataataagtatatgtttcgataaaaaaaatgtcttttaagCCGGCCCCCCAGACTCAAAATCCTGGTTCCGCCACTATGCATAGGGTTGTAAAATCAAGCAATGTGATGTTGAACTCGAATTGCAATGCCAAATTGGGAGATTTTGGGTTTGCTAGGCTTGTTGATCCCAAAAAAGAGTCGCAAACAACAATGGAGGCAGGGACTAGGCTACATCACACAAGAATGTGTCGAATGTCTATAGCTTCAGAATCGTGGCTTTGAAAATAGCATGTGGCAGAGACCATAGGGTGAAAGAAGATGAGACAACAAATTTGGTGGAGTGGGTCTTTAAGGGAGGGGGAAACTGCTTGTAGCTGCAGACTTAAAACTGGGTGAAGATTTCAATAAGCACGAAATGGAAAGATTGTCGGTCCTTGGTCTCCGGTGTGCACCCATCCCCGGCCATAGCAAGCTCCGGCCTTCCATAAGAGAAGTGATTCAAGTTCTTAATTTTTCAGGCTCCATCGCCTTGTCTTCCATCCGCGATGCCCGTGGCAATGTATTCGACTCCGAATTTCATGGCTAAATCTTCACCTCTTCCATTATCCGATGATGAATCCCACTGTTTACTACGTACTGAGGCATCCAAATGGATTGTTAAGACGTTCCCTCGTGAGCACAATCCCttttgtgtttgattttgtttttaggaAGTGG
This region includes:
- the LOC131307129 gene encoding putative L-type lectin-domain containing receptor kinase I.1, with translation MVGPGGRGLRFVLAARQHPKEEGVADFLSGADPEIQSGMPASSLRPTGRWMEELTPGGVNPRGYERGGRGGGAAVDLRIKFTSGSPNCGGSVPIVLGSTCVVEKSVEYHMTVPQDHPIVFLEVYDQLSLTTNNFVEERQKLGKGGFGKVYRGFLRESHCDINAVKRISKGSKQGKKEHTLKVNIISQLRHRNLVQFIGWCHEKKELLRTPI